The Streptomyces sp. NBC_00162 genome window below encodes:
- a CDS encoding SCO family protein: MRTTRVTVAALLAAAALTLTACGGEPAKTGSVTQIAGGQSKNKAATVLDRPFTKPELVLTDTTGKPWNLREQTKGKPTLIYFGYTNCPDVCPLTMSNIAVAKKALPKADQDNLQVVFVTTDPERDTPDSLGAWLRSQDPSFTGLTGDFATIQAAARSLGIGIEAAKKEADGSVVSMHGAQVIAFSPKTDEGYLLYGEGTTVDDYAKDLPKLIKGENP; the protein is encoded by the coding sequence ATGCGCACCACACGCGTGACGGTCGCCGCACTCCTCGCGGCGGCCGCACTCACCCTGACCGCCTGCGGCGGCGAACCCGCCAAGACCGGCTCGGTCACCCAGATCGCCGGCGGCCAGAGCAAGAACAAGGCCGCCACCGTGCTGGACCGCCCGTTCACCAAGCCGGAGCTGGTCCTCACCGACACCACGGGCAAGCCGTGGAACCTGCGCGAGCAGACCAAGGGCAAGCCGACGCTCATCTACTTCGGCTACACCAACTGCCCCGACGTGTGCCCGCTGACGATGAGCAACATCGCCGTCGCCAAGAAGGCACTCCCGAAGGCCGACCAGGACAATCTCCAGGTCGTCTTCGTCACCACCGACCCCGAACGGGACACTCCCGACTCCCTCGGCGCGTGGCTCAGGTCCCAGGACCCGTCCTTCACCGGGCTCACCGGGGACTTCGCCACCATCCAGGCCGCCGCGCGCTCGCTCGGCATCGGCATCGAGGCCGCCAAGAAGGAGGCCGACGGCAGCGTCGTCTCCATGCACGGCGCCCAGGTCATCGCGTTCTCGCCCAAGACCGACGAGGGCTACCTCCTCTACGGCGAGGGCACCACCGTCGACGACTACGCCAAGGACCTGCCGAAGCTCATCAAGGGAGAGAACCCGTGA
- a CDS encoding copper chaperone PCu(A)C: MNARTTRTLAAALSLTAALAISGCSGSSGSSGSKDDASKPAPTVGDAFMPQPVNDKMAGAFMVIKNDSKTADKLTGVTSTLSDDLQIHETKDQKMQQVPSLNVPANGELKLERGGTHIMFMGLKSTPKVGDKVTVELRFEKADPVKVELDVKERTYTGQAPTSAAGNAH, encoded by the coding sequence GTGAACGCCCGCACCACCCGCACCCTCGCCGCCGCTCTCTCCCTGACGGCAGCGCTCGCCATATCCGGCTGTTCCGGCTCCTCAGGCTCCTCCGGCTCCAAGGACGACGCGTCCAAGCCCGCGCCGACGGTCGGCGACGCCTTCATGCCCCAGCCGGTCAACGACAAGATGGCCGGCGCGTTCATGGTCATCAAGAACGACTCCAAGACCGCCGACAAGCTCACCGGAGTCACCTCCACGCTCTCCGACGATCTGCAGATCCACGAGACCAAGGACCAGAAGATGCAGCAGGTCCCGTCCCTGAACGTGCCCGCCAACGGCGAGCTGAAGCTGGAGCGCGGCGGCACCCACATCATGTTCATGGGGCTCAAGAGCACTCCGAAGGTCGGCGACAAGGTCACCGTCGAGCTGCGCTTCGAGAAGGCCGACCCGGTCAAGGTCGAGCTCGACGTGAAGGAACGGACGTACACCGGGCAGGCTCCGACATCCGCCGCCGGCAACGCCCACTGA
- a CDS encoding copper resistance protein CopC: MTATAPAPSTAHARVAALLPRLVLVLAALLATLFTAAAPASAHAALTASDPKDGAVVATAPAQVTLSFSEQVALGDDSIRVLDPQGKRVDTGELRDMCSGNTIRYGTALHSGLPNGTYTVAWQAVSADSHPISGAFTFSIGAPSATDVTLPTGQAGGGPVGIAYGIARYAAYAGFTVLVGGAAFILLCWRRGAAEQPLQKLVVRAWVTLTAATLAMLVLRAPYTGSGKFADVFDLEGLKAVLETKTGASLISRLLLLGAAALFIAVLFGVYARRQGSAATEEDAEEGSTKDAEEDGDTEARDTSDLTFGLGIGGAVVSAGIAATWALSEHASTGVQPGIAMPADILHLLAVATWLGGLAALLVALHKIPGIERAAVRRFSQVAFVSVLVLAVTGVYQSWRQLGSWSALTGTSYGQLLLLKVGLVAVLVGIAYVSRKWTARLADAPAGSVDVSRETSTAAAHVSPPATAGGAPGETSPVTVPADPQRAAQLARQRAALESAREKRVRDADPDRAGLRRSVLAEAGVAVALLAVTTVLTSTEPGRTVEREASRGSTSTAVPDRAVKITLPFDTGGQNGKGNVRLELDPGRVGANTLHLWADSADGTPLDLPEVKVSFTLPAKDIGPLPLLPERAAPGHWTASGVQLPLAGEWRIDVTVRTSDIDQTTVQKTVKIG; this comes from the coding sequence ATGACGGCCACCGCCCCCGCCCCATCCACGGCCCACGCCCGGGTCGCGGCACTTCTGCCGCGGCTGGTGCTGGTCCTCGCAGCCCTGCTGGCAACCCTGTTCACCGCGGCCGCCCCGGCCTCGGCACACGCCGCACTCACCGCGAGCGACCCCAAGGACGGGGCGGTGGTCGCCACGGCCCCCGCCCAGGTCACTCTCTCCTTCTCGGAGCAGGTCGCCCTGGGCGACGACTCCATCCGCGTGCTGGACCCCCAGGGCAAGCGCGTGGACACCGGCGAACTGCGCGACATGTGCAGCGGGAACACCATCCGCTACGGCACCGCGCTGCACTCCGGTCTCCCCAACGGCACGTACACCGTCGCCTGGCAGGCCGTCTCCGCCGACAGTCACCCGATCTCCGGCGCCTTCACCTTCTCCATCGGAGCCCCCTCGGCGACCGATGTCACCCTGCCCACCGGGCAGGCGGGCGGCGGGCCCGTCGGCATCGCGTACGGGATCGCCCGCTACGCCGCCTACGCCGGCTTCACCGTCCTCGTCGGCGGCGCCGCCTTCATCCTGCTGTGCTGGCGCCGGGGAGCCGCCGAACAGCCGCTCCAGAAGCTCGTCGTACGCGCCTGGGTGACCCTGACGGCCGCCACCCTCGCCATGCTCGTGCTCCGCGCCCCCTACACCGGGTCCGGGAAGTTCGCCGACGTCTTCGACCTCGAGGGCCTGAAGGCCGTCCTGGAGACCAAGACCGGCGCCTCGCTGATCTCCCGGCTGCTCCTGCTGGGCGCCGCGGCCCTCTTCATCGCGGTCCTCTTCGGCGTCTACGCACGCCGGCAGGGCTCCGCGGCCACGGAGGAGGACGCGGAAGAGGGTTCGACGAAGGACGCGGAGGAGGACGGCGACACCGAGGCCAGGGACACCAGCGACCTCACCTTCGGCCTGGGCATCGGCGGGGCCGTGGTGTCCGCCGGTATCGCCGCCACCTGGGCCCTGTCCGAACACGCCTCCACGGGCGTCCAGCCCGGCATCGCCATGCCCGCCGACATCCTGCACCTGCTGGCCGTCGCCACCTGGCTCGGCGGGCTCGCCGCGCTGCTCGTCGCCCTGCACAAGATCCCCGGGATCGAGCGGGCGGCCGTCCGGCGCTTCTCCCAGGTCGCCTTCGTCAGTGTGCTGGTGCTCGCCGTCACCGGCGTCTACCAGTCCTGGCGCCAGCTCGGCAGCTGGTCGGCACTCACCGGCACCTCGTACGGACAGCTGCTGCTCCTGAAGGTCGGCCTGGTCGCCGTCCTCGTCGGCATCGCGTACGTGTCCCGGAAGTGGACCGCACGGCTCGCCGACGCCCCCGCGGGCAGCGTCGATGTTTCACGTGAAACATCGACCGCCGCAGCCCATGTTTCTCCCCCAGCTACCGCTGGGGGTGCCCCCGGTGAGACATCGCCGGTGACCGTACCTGCCGACCCGCAGCGCGCCGCTCAGCTCGCCCGGCAGCGCGCCGCCCTGGAGAGCGCACGCGAGAAGCGGGTCCGTGACGCCGACCCGGACCGCGCGGGCCTGCGCCGCTCCGTCCTCGCCGAGGCCGGTGTCGCCGTCGCCCTCCTCGCCGTCACCACCGTGCTCACGAGCACCGAGCCCGGACGCACCGTGGAACGGGAGGCGTCCCGCGGCTCCACCTCCACGGCCGTTCCCGACCGCGCCGTGAAGATCACCCTGCCTTTCGACACCGGCGGCCAGAACGGCAAGGGGAACGTCCGGCTCGAACTCGACCCGGGGCGGGTCGGCGCCAACACCCTTCATCTCTGGGCCGACTCCGCCGATGGCACGCCCCTCGACCTCCCCGAGGTCAAGGTGTCCTTCACCCTCCCGGCGAAGGACATCGGCCCCCTGCCCCTCCTGCCCGAACGTGCCGCCCCCGGGCACTGGACGGCGTCCGGTGTCCAGCTGCCGCTCGCCGGCGAATGGCGCATCGACGTGACCGTGCGTACCTCCGACATCGACCAGACGACCGTCCAGAAGACCGTGAAGATCGGCTGA